A window from Triticum aestivum cultivar Chinese Spring chromosome 6D, IWGSC CS RefSeq v2.1, whole genome shotgun sequence encodes these proteins:
- the LOC123143833 gene encoding probable LRR receptor-like serine/threonine-protein kinase At1g05700 isoform X2, producing the protein MKLCVAVLLFYMFQVIHGQPDYQGFISIDCGIPLNSTYQDSITNIVYVSDYGFITTGENRIISSDYMEPSLAKRYSNLRFFPHGPRNCYTLRSLVMGNKYLVRASFYYGNYDGLGKPPVFDLYLGTNYWHEVNYSDAGAFNWMDIILVVPTDYLQVCLVNKGMGNPFISGLDLRPLNTTLYPEVNASQSLVLVNSNRFHMGPTDNSIIRYPSDPLDRIWTTYNAIPNCTKISATSPMHNNLRDVYDVPPSVMQNAATVNSSRIDFSWNPSDPSANINSKYFFIFYFAELQHVPSKAVRQFDIIVNNKTWNSRPYTPTFLFANYFSGVVQGMENYSVSLVATKNATLPPILNAMEMYLVKPITAVATDPEDARAMMAIQDNFGVVKNWMGDPCTPKTFIWRGLNCSYPPANPSEIMGLDLSHNKLSGPIPNFIGELSSLMFLDLSSNDLSGPIPYSLLQRSQNGSLSLRVGGNPNLCGNGTSCRTVRKKINGTLLAAIVVPIVIAITLFVILFLLRQALKGKAKRKATGHEDGSALLGSREFSYKELKHITNNFSQEIGKGGFGPVFLGYLENGNPVAVKVRSESSSQGGKEFLAEAQHLTRIHHKNLVSLVGYCKDRNHLALVYEYMPEGSLQDHLRATSTSKPLTWKQRLQIALDAAQGLEYLHIACKPALIHRDVKSRNILLTTDLGAKIADFGLTKAFSDSKTHITTEPAGTIGYLDPEYFRSYHISEKSDMYSFGVVLLELITGHAPVIPISDSMSIHIGEWVHESLDHGNIESIVDAKMGGDYDINSVWKAADLALHCKQEVSRERPTMAEVVAQLKECLELENRCSERRGSLSSNDDNLTCPGEGSALEVEEEEEEIQQQQHGGGIQAAAGPAMR; encoded by the exons ATGAAACTATGTGTAGCAGTTCTCCTTTTCTACATGTTCCAGGTGATCCATGGACAGCCTGATTATCAAG GTTTCATAAGCATCGATTGTGGTATCCCACTGAATTCTACCTACCAAGATTCCATTACAAATATAGTATATGTATCAGACTATGGTTTCATCACCACGGGAGAAAACCGCATCATCTCCTCAGATTACATGGAGCCATCACTAGCGAAACGCTATTCCAATCTCCGGTTCTTTCCACACGGTCCAAGGAATTGCTACACCCTGAGATCCTTGGTGATGGGAAACAAGTACCTTGTTCGTGCCTCCTTCTACTATGGAAACTATGATGGCCTGGGCAAACCTCCTGTCTTTGATCTTTACCTGGGGACAAACTACTGGCATGAAGTTAACTACAGTGATGCAGGAGCATTCAACTGGATGGACATCATACTTGTGGTTCCTACTGATTACTTGCAAGTTTGTTTGGTGAACAAAGGTATGGGTAATCCGTTTATTTCTGGGCTGGATTTGAGGCCACTGAACACCACCCTCTACCCAGAGGTAAATGCAAGTCAATCGCTCGTGCTGGTTAATTCTAATCGGTTCCACATGGGGCCCACAGACAATTCAATAATCAG GTACCCCTCGGATCCCCTAGATCGCATCTGGACGACATATAATGCAATTCCGAACTGTACTAAGATATCTGCAACATCTCCAATGCATAATAACCTCAGGGATGTCTACGATGTGCCACCATCTGTTATGCAAAATGCAGCAACTGTTAATAGCTCAAGAATTGATTTCTCATGGAATCCATCTGATCCATCGGCGAACATAAACTCCAAATACTTCTTTATTTTCTACTTTGCTGAGCTGCAGCATGTACCGAGCAAAGCGGTGCGGCAGTTTGATATCATTGTCAATAACAAGACATGGAACAGTCGACCTTACACCCCAACGTTCCTATTCGCCAATTATTTTTCCGGTGTTGTGCAAGGGATGGAAAATTATAGTGTCTCACTTGTTGCTACAAAAAATGCAACACTTCCACCTATCCTCAATGCCATGGAGATGTACTTGGTGAAACCGATAACTGCGGTTGCAACTGATCCTGAAGACG CTAGAGCTATGATGGCGATCCAAGACAATTTTGGTGTGGTAAAAAACTGGATGGGTGATCCATGTACTCCGAAAACTTTCATATGGAGAGGATTAAACTGCTCATATCCACCAGCAAATCCGTCTGAAATAATGGGACT GGATTTGTCACACAACAAATTATCTGGTCCTATTCCAAATTTTATCGGGGAACTTTCATCACTAATGTTTCT GGATTTGTCCAGCAATGATCTGAGTGGACCAATTCCCTACAGCCTTTTACAAAGGTCCCAAAATGGATCCCTATCACTAAG GGTCGGTGGCAATCCAAATCTTTGTGGCAATGGTACTTCCTGCAGAACAGTTCGAAAGAAGATCAATGGGACACTTCTCGCTGCAATAGTTGTACCAATAGTTATTGCCATCACACTATTTGTTATATTATTTTTGCTGCGCCAAGCACTCAAAGGAAAAG CTAAGCGAAAGGCTACTGGTCATGAAGATGGATCAGCATTACTTGGGAGCCGAGAGTTCTCTTACAAAGAACTGAAGCATATTACAAATAACTTTAGCCAAGAGATTGGAAAGGGTGGGTTTGGACCTGTCTTCCTTGGTTATTTGGAGAACGGAAACCCAGTTGCTGTGAAAGTGCGTTCTGAGTCATCTTCCCAAGGGGGTAAAGAGTTTCTGGCTGAG GCTCAACACTTGACCAGGATTCATCACAAGAACTTAGTTTCTTTGGTTGGCTACTGCAAGGACAGAAATCATCTGGCTCTTGTTTACGAGTACATGCCCGAAGGGAGCCTGCAGGATCATCTGAGAG CCACTTCTACTAGTAAACCACTCACTTGGAAGCAGCGTCTTCAGATCGCCCTTGATGCTGCACAAG GTCTTGAGTATCTGCACATCGCCTGTAAGCCAGCATTGATTCACAGAGATGTGAAGAGCAGGAACATCCTCCTGACCACAGATCTTGGGGCTAAGATTGCTGATTTTGGCCTGACCAAGGCTTTCAGCGACTCCAAAACACATATAACTACTGAGCCAGCTGGTACCATTGGGTACTTAGATCCTGA GTACTTCCGCAGTTATCACATCAGCGAGAAAAGCGACATGTACAGCTTCGGCGTCGTCCTCCTGGAGCTCATCACGGGCCATGCTCCGGTCATACCGATTAGCGACAGCATGAGCATCCACATCGGCGAGTGGGTGCACGAGAGCCTCGACCATGGAAACATCGAGAGCATTGTGGATGCAAAGATGGGAGGGGACTATGACATCAACTCTGTATGGAAAGCTGCTGACTTGGCGCTGCATTGCAAGCAAGAGGTCTCCCGGGAGCGGCCGACTATGGCGGAGGTGGTGGCACAACTTAAGGAGTGCTTGGAGCTCGAGAATCGCTGCAGCGAGAGGAGAGGAAGCTTGTCTTCGAATGATGATAATTTGACCTGTCCTGGAGAGGGAAGTGCACTtgaggtagaagaagaagaagaagaaatacaacaacaacaacacggtGGGGGGATACAAGCGGCTGCTGGCCCTGCAATGAGATGA
- the LOC123143833 gene encoding probable LRR receptor-like serine/threonine-protein kinase At1g05700 isoform X1: protein MKLCVAVLLFYMFQVIHGQPDYQGFISIDCGIPLNSTYQDSITNIVYVSDYGFITTGENRIISSDYMEPSLAKRYSNLRFFPHGPRNCYTLRSLVMGNKYLVRASFYYGNYDGLGKPPVFDLYLGTNYWHEVNYSDAGAFNWMDIILVVPTDYLQVCLVNKGMGNPFISGLDLRPLNTTLYPEVNASQSLVLVNSNRFHMGPTDNSIIRYPSDPLDRIWTTYNAIPNCTKISATSPMHNNLRDVYDVPPSVMQNAATVNSSRIDFSWNPSDPSANINSKYFFIFYFAELQHVPSKAVRQFDIIVNNKTWNSRPYTPTFLFANYFSGVVQGMENYSVSLVATKNATLPPILNAMEMYLVKPITAVATDPEDARAMMAIQDNFGVVKNWMGDPCTPKTFIWRGLNCSYPPANPSEIMGLNLSSFGLVGAISTNFRDLKALQYLDLSHNKLSGPIPNFIGELSSLMFLDLSSNDLSGPIPYSLLQRSQNGSLSLRVGGNPNLCGNGTSCRTVRKKINGTLLAAIVVPIVIAITLFVILFLLRQALKGKAKRKATGHEDGSALLGSREFSYKELKHITNNFSQEIGKGGFGPVFLGYLENGNPVAVKVRSESSSQGGKEFLAEAQHLTRIHHKNLVSLVGYCKDRNHLALVYEYMPEGSLQDHLRATSTSKPLTWKQRLQIALDAAQGLEYLHIACKPALIHRDVKSRNILLTTDLGAKIADFGLTKAFSDSKTHITTEPAGTIGYLDPEYFRSYHISEKSDMYSFGVVLLELITGHAPVIPISDSMSIHIGEWVHESLDHGNIESIVDAKMGGDYDINSVWKAADLALHCKQEVSRERPTMAEVVAQLKECLELENRCSERRGSLSSNDDNLTCPGEGSALEVEEEEEEIQQQQHGGGIQAAAGPAMR, encoded by the exons ATGAAACTATGTGTAGCAGTTCTCCTTTTCTACATGTTCCAGGTGATCCATGGACAGCCTGATTATCAAG GTTTCATAAGCATCGATTGTGGTATCCCACTGAATTCTACCTACCAAGATTCCATTACAAATATAGTATATGTATCAGACTATGGTTTCATCACCACGGGAGAAAACCGCATCATCTCCTCAGATTACATGGAGCCATCACTAGCGAAACGCTATTCCAATCTCCGGTTCTTTCCACACGGTCCAAGGAATTGCTACACCCTGAGATCCTTGGTGATGGGAAACAAGTACCTTGTTCGTGCCTCCTTCTACTATGGAAACTATGATGGCCTGGGCAAACCTCCTGTCTTTGATCTTTACCTGGGGACAAACTACTGGCATGAAGTTAACTACAGTGATGCAGGAGCATTCAACTGGATGGACATCATACTTGTGGTTCCTACTGATTACTTGCAAGTTTGTTTGGTGAACAAAGGTATGGGTAATCCGTTTATTTCTGGGCTGGATTTGAGGCCACTGAACACCACCCTCTACCCAGAGGTAAATGCAAGTCAATCGCTCGTGCTGGTTAATTCTAATCGGTTCCACATGGGGCCCACAGACAATTCAATAATCAG GTACCCCTCGGATCCCCTAGATCGCATCTGGACGACATATAATGCAATTCCGAACTGTACTAAGATATCTGCAACATCTCCAATGCATAATAACCTCAGGGATGTCTACGATGTGCCACCATCTGTTATGCAAAATGCAGCAACTGTTAATAGCTCAAGAATTGATTTCTCATGGAATCCATCTGATCCATCGGCGAACATAAACTCCAAATACTTCTTTATTTTCTACTTTGCTGAGCTGCAGCATGTACCGAGCAAAGCGGTGCGGCAGTTTGATATCATTGTCAATAACAAGACATGGAACAGTCGACCTTACACCCCAACGTTCCTATTCGCCAATTATTTTTCCGGTGTTGTGCAAGGGATGGAAAATTATAGTGTCTCACTTGTTGCTACAAAAAATGCAACACTTCCACCTATCCTCAATGCCATGGAGATGTACTTGGTGAAACCGATAACTGCGGTTGCAACTGATCCTGAAGACG CTAGAGCTATGATGGCGATCCAAGACAATTTTGGTGTGGTAAAAAACTGGATGGGTGATCCATGTACTCCGAAAACTTTCATATGGAGAGGATTAAACTGCTCATATCCACCAGCAAATCCGTCTGAAATAATGGGACT AAACTTGTCTTCCTTTGGGTTAGTTGGTGCCATCTCTACTAATTTTAGAGATCTCAAAGCACTCCAGTATCT GGATTTGTCACACAACAAATTATCTGGTCCTATTCCAAATTTTATCGGGGAACTTTCATCACTAATGTTTCT GGATTTGTCCAGCAATGATCTGAGTGGACCAATTCCCTACAGCCTTTTACAAAGGTCCCAAAATGGATCCCTATCACTAAG GGTCGGTGGCAATCCAAATCTTTGTGGCAATGGTACTTCCTGCAGAACAGTTCGAAAGAAGATCAATGGGACACTTCTCGCTGCAATAGTTGTACCAATAGTTATTGCCATCACACTATTTGTTATATTATTTTTGCTGCGCCAAGCACTCAAAGGAAAAG CTAAGCGAAAGGCTACTGGTCATGAAGATGGATCAGCATTACTTGGGAGCCGAGAGTTCTCTTACAAAGAACTGAAGCATATTACAAATAACTTTAGCCAAGAGATTGGAAAGGGTGGGTTTGGACCTGTCTTCCTTGGTTATTTGGAGAACGGAAACCCAGTTGCTGTGAAAGTGCGTTCTGAGTCATCTTCCCAAGGGGGTAAAGAGTTTCTGGCTGAG GCTCAACACTTGACCAGGATTCATCACAAGAACTTAGTTTCTTTGGTTGGCTACTGCAAGGACAGAAATCATCTGGCTCTTGTTTACGAGTACATGCCCGAAGGGAGCCTGCAGGATCATCTGAGAG CCACTTCTACTAGTAAACCACTCACTTGGAAGCAGCGTCTTCAGATCGCCCTTGATGCTGCACAAG GTCTTGAGTATCTGCACATCGCCTGTAAGCCAGCATTGATTCACAGAGATGTGAAGAGCAGGAACATCCTCCTGACCACAGATCTTGGGGCTAAGATTGCTGATTTTGGCCTGACCAAGGCTTTCAGCGACTCCAAAACACATATAACTACTGAGCCAGCTGGTACCATTGGGTACTTAGATCCTGA GTACTTCCGCAGTTATCACATCAGCGAGAAAAGCGACATGTACAGCTTCGGCGTCGTCCTCCTGGAGCTCATCACGGGCCATGCTCCGGTCATACCGATTAGCGACAGCATGAGCATCCACATCGGCGAGTGGGTGCACGAGAGCCTCGACCATGGAAACATCGAGAGCATTGTGGATGCAAAGATGGGAGGGGACTATGACATCAACTCTGTATGGAAAGCTGCTGACTTGGCGCTGCATTGCAAGCAAGAGGTCTCCCGGGAGCGGCCGACTATGGCGGAGGTGGTGGCACAACTTAAGGAGTGCTTGGAGCTCGAGAATCGCTGCAGCGAGAGGAGAGGAAGCTTGTCTTCGAATGATGATAATTTGACCTGTCCTGGAGAGGGAAGTGCACTtgaggtagaagaagaagaagaagaaatacaacaacaacaacacggtGGGGGGATACAAGCGGCTGCTGGCCCTGCAATGAGATGA